The Thunnus thynnus chromosome 22, fThuThy2.1, whole genome shotgun sequence genome includes a window with the following:
- the LOC137174000 gene encoding membrane-anchored junction protein isoform X2: protein MKEAEGGNSPYPANQDRVKRLIDRSAMSLQAFLFPLPETRFFKAGSYIYKFKIRGGSSYSGEEVIERHSFNQELEEIIRTVLGNLDSLQPFSSTNFNVFPYKKRWEGMSMVMCKHSEGKQRAYPFILLLYLEKNMQDGKQAEKQLSPEKEEVQHVPSVSQPQSKRCRRYSPLEDAIIKDLMKDMEAGSKGSTVGAHMDNPHAEGKVKEDPGHTDKKGTKGFAEPQEESGVNTFRGSSGEVPPGTTEDMEEEEEEEEEEEEEEGDEEGENVDSVPRSPGRPGILTRLASHIFPFSLFFRDL from the exons ATGAAAGAAGCGGAAGGCGGGAATTCGCCCTATCCTGCAAATCAGGATCGGGTCAAGCGTTTGATTGATAG GTCAGCCATGTCACTACAGGccttcctcttccctctccctGAAACTCGATTCTTCAAAGCAGGTAGTTACATCTACAAGTTCAAGATCAGAGGAGGCAGCAGCTACAG TGGAGAGGAGGTGATAGAAAGACACAGCTTCAACCAAGAACTGGAG GAAATTATCAGAACTGTTCTGGGCAACCTGGACAGTCTCCAGCCCTTCTCTAGCACCAACTTCAATGTCTTCCCAT ATAAGAAGCGGTGGGAGGGAATGTCTATGGTGATGTGCAAACACAGTGAGGGGAAGCAGAGAGCCTACCCGTTTATTCTTCTCCTCTACCTGGAGAAAAACATGCAGGATG GAAAGCAAGCAGAGAAGCAGTTGAGCCCA gagaaagaggaagtgcaGCATGTCCCATCTGTTTCTCAGCCACAGTCAAAGCGCTGTAGGAGATATTCACCACTAGAGGACGCCATAATAAAGGACTTAATGAAGGACATGGAGGCTGGAAGCAAGGGTTCCACTGTTGG GGCTCACATGGACAATCCACATGCAGAGGGAAAAGTCAAGGAAGATCCAGGACATACTGACAAG AAAGGGACCAAAGGGTTTGCTGAACCCCAAGAAGAATCAGGTGTCAACACGTTCAGGGGAAGTTCAGGAGAAGTGCCTCCTGGGACAACAGAggacatggaggaggaggaggaggaggaggaggaggaggaagaggaggagggcgATGAAGAGGGAGAAAATGTAGACTCTGTCCCCAGGTCACCTGGGAGGCCAGGAATTCTGACTCGACTGGCCAG CCATATCTTCCCCTTCTCCTTGTTCTTCAGAGACCTCTGA
- the LOC137174000 gene encoding membrane-anchored junction protein isoform X3 has protein sequence MSLQAFLFPLPETRFFKAGSYIYKFKIRGGSSYSGEEVIERHSFNQELEEIIRTVLGNLDSLQPFSSTNFNVFPYKKRWEGMSMVMCKHSEGKQRAYPFILLLYLEKNMQDGKQAEKQLSPEKEEVQHVPSVSQPQSKRCRRYSPLEDAIIKDLMKDMEAGSKGSTVGRAHMDNPHAEGKVKEDPGHTDKKGTKGFAEPQEESGVNTFRGSSGEVPPGTTEDMEEEEEEEEEEEEEEGDEEGENVDSVPRSPGRPGILTRLASHIFPFSLFFRDL, from the exons ATGTCACTACAGGccttcctcttccctctccctGAAACTCGATTCTTCAAAGCAGGTAGTTACATCTACAAGTTCAAGATCAGAGGAGGCAGCAGCTACAG TGGAGAGGAGGTGATAGAAAGACACAGCTTCAACCAAGAACTGGAG GAAATTATCAGAACTGTTCTGGGCAACCTGGACAGTCTCCAGCCCTTCTCTAGCACCAACTTCAATGTCTTCCCAT ATAAGAAGCGGTGGGAGGGAATGTCTATGGTGATGTGCAAACACAGTGAGGGGAAGCAGAGAGCCTACCCGTTTATTCTTCTCCTCTACCTGGAGAAAAACATGCAGGATG GAAAGCAAGCAGAGAAGCAGTTGAGCCCA gagaaagaggaagtgcaGCATGTCCCATCTGTTTCTCAGCCACAGTCAAAGCGCTGTAGGAGATATTCACCACTAGAGGACGCCATAATAAAGGACTTAATGAAGGACATGGAGGCTGGAAGCAAGGGTTCCACTGTTGG CAGGGCTCACATGGACAATCCACATGCAGAGGGAAAAGTCAAGGAAGATCCAGGACATACTGACAAG AAAGGGACCAAAGGGTTTGCTGAACCCCAAGAAGAATCAGGTGTCAACACGTTCAGGGGAAGTTCAGGAGAAGTGCCTCCTGGGACAACAGAggacatggaggaggaggaggaggaggaggaggaggaggaagaggaggagggcgATGAAGAGGGAGAAAATGTAGACTCTGTCCCCAGGTCACCTGGGAGGCCAGGAATTCTGACTCGACTGGCCAG CCATATCTTCCCCTTCTCCTTGTTCTTCAGAGACCTCTGA
- the LOC137174000 gene encoding membrane-anchored junction protein isoform X1, with protein sequence MKEAEGGNSPYPANQDRVKRLIDRSAMSLQAFLFPLPETRFFKAGSYIYKFKIRGGSSYSGEEVIERHSFNQELEEIIRTVLGNLDSLQPFSSTNFNVFPYKKRWEGMSMVMCKHSEGKQRAYPFILLLYLEKNMQDGKQAEKQLSPEKEEVQHVPSVSQPQSKRCRRYSPLEDAIIKDLMKDMEAGSKGSTVGRAHMDNPHAEGKVKEDPGHTDKKGTKGFAEPQEESGVNTFRGSSGEVPPGTTEDMEEEEEEEEEEEEEEGDEEGENVDSVPRSPGRPGILTRLASHIFPFSLFFRDL encoded by the exons ATGAAAGAAGCGGAAGGCGGGAATTCGCCCTATCCTGCAAATCAGGATCGGGTCAAGCGTTTGATTGATAG GTCAGCCATGTCACTACAGGccttcctcttccctctccctGAAACTCGATTCTTCAAAGCAGGTAGTTACATCTACAAGTTCAAGATCAGAGGAGGCAGCAGCTACAG TGGAGAGGAGGTGATAGAAAGACACAGCTTCAACCAAGAACTGGAG GAAATTATCAGAACTGTTCTGGGCAACCTGGACAGTCTCCAGCCCTTCTCTAGCACCAACTTCAATGTCTTCCCAT ATAAGAAGCGGTGGGAGGGAATGTCTATGGTGATGTGCAAACACAGTGAGGGGAAGCAGAGAGCCTACCCGTTTATTCTTCTCCTCTACCTGGAGAAAAACATGCAGGATG GAAAGCAAGCAGAGAAGCAGTTGAGCCCA gagaaagaggaagtgcaGCATGTCCCATCTGTTTCTCAGCCACAGTCAAAGCGCTGTAGGAGATATTCACCACTAGAGGACGCCATAATAAAGGACTTAATGAAGGACATGGAGGCTGGAAGCAAGGGTTCCACTGTTGG CAGGGCTCACATGGACAATCCACATGCAGAGGGAAAAGTCAAGGAAGATCCAGGACATACTGACAAG AAAGGGACCAAAGGGTTTGCTGAACCCCAAGAAGAATCAGGTGTCAACACGTTCAGGGGAAGTTCAGGAGAAGTGCCTCCTGGGACAACAGAggacatggaggaggaggaggaggaggaggaggaggaggaagaggaggagggcgATGAAGAGGGAGAAAATGTAGACTCTGTCCCCAGGTCACCTGGGAGGCCAGGAATTCTGACTCGACTGGCCAG CCATATCTTCCCCTTCTCCTTGTTCTTCAGAGACCTCTGA
- the zgc:101765 gene encoding glyoxal reductase, with product MSSSANPSVLLNTGVQMPLLGLGTYKLRGAEDVYRAVDASLACGYRAFDSAAVYQNEADLGRALRELLPKHGLTREDVFITSKLGPKDQGEKAMEGALHSLSQLDLGYIDLYLIHWPGTQGLVVGDQRNPGNRAKSWATLEELHAQGKLKAIGVSNYTPAHMRELMQSCKIPPAVLQVEFHPRLCQTELRSVCEEYGVCFQAYSSLGKGELVTDPVVMEVAKNCERTPAQVLLRWAVQQGVPVLPKSSHPDRIKDNARLFDFTLSDTDMKKLSALDCGHRYCWDPSEVA from the exons ATGTCCTCCTCTGCGAACCCTTCTGTCCTCCTAAATACGGGGGTTCAGATGCCACTCCTGGGTTTGGGGACCTACAAACTGCGCGGTGCTGAGGATGTGTACAGAGCTGTGGATGCTTCCCTGGCTTGTGGTTATCGGGCCTTTGACAGCGCAGCCGTCTATCAGAATGAGGCTGACTTGGGCCGAGCCCTGAGGGAGCTGCTGCCCAAACATGGCCTGACCAGAGAGGATGTATTCATAACCAG tAAGCTGGGCCCCAAAGATCAGGGTGAGAAGGCCATGGAGGGAGCCCTTCACAGCCTGTCTCAGCTGGACTTGGGCTACATCGACCTCTACCTGATCCACTGGCCTGGCACACAGGGACTGGTGGTGGGTGACCAACGCAACCCAG GCAACCGAGCCAAGAGCTGGGCCACACTGGAGGAGCTGCATGCCCAGGGGAAGCTGAAGGCCATCGGGGTGTCCAACTACACACCGGCACACATGAGGGAATTGATGCAAAGTTGTAAGATTCCTCCTGCGGTGCTACAG gTGGAGTTCCACCCACGGCTGTGCCAGACGGAgctgaggagtgtgtgtgaggagtaTGGAGTGTGTTTCCAAGCCTACTCCTCATTGGGGAAAGGAGAGCTGGTCACTGACCCTGTGGTCATGGAGGTGGCAAAGAACTGTGAACGCACACCtgcacag GTCCTGTTGCGCTGGGCGGTGCAGCAGGGCGTCCCAGTGCTCCCCAAGTCATCGCATCCAGACAGAATAAAGGACAACGCCAGGCTTTTTGACTTTACACTGAGcgacacagacatgaaaaaactGTCAGCTTTGGACTGTGGACACAGGTACTGCTGGGATCCCTCAGAGGTGGCCTGA
- the badb gene encoding BCL2 associated agonist of cell death b has translation MAANFTISDSDSEPSEEVDEGDNNQSSSGQAQQVTQGNTLTLPELRSGVTGRIRLNSESHASTVSRDEELQARGEDEAGTPTEGAPFRGRSKSAPPALWAAKKYGRQLRRMSDEFDSLLDKGEMRKVKSAGSARQMHHSKTWWSYLFSHQETEGENNHHDNHTHRTE, from the exons ATGGCTGCAAACTTCACTATTTCCGACAGCGACTCAGAGCCCTCCGAGGAGGTAGACGAAGGAGATAACAACCAATCATCATCTGGGCAAGCGCAGCAGGTTACTCAAGGCAACACCCTCACCCTACCTGAACTAAGATCGGGAG TGACAGGTCGAATCAGGCTGAACTCGGAGTCCCACGCTTCCACTGTCTCCAGAGACGAGGAGCTCCAGGCCAGAGGGGAGGATGAGGCTGGTACACCAACTGAGGGAGCTCCATTCCGGGGACGGTCCAAGTCAGCTCCCCCTGCCCTCTGGGCAGCCAAGAAATACGGCCGGCAGCTCCGGAGGATGAGTGACGAGTTCGACAGCCTGTTAGACAAAGGG GAGATGAGGAAGGTGAAGAGCGCTGGTTCGGCCAGACAGATGCACCACTCTAAAACCTGGTGGAGCTACCTATTCAGTCACCAAGAGACGGAGGGAGAGAACAACCACCACGATAACCACACTCACCGCACTGAGTAG